The DNA segment CCGGCAATCATGGCACCAAGGTCATTGCCTTCGGCTCCATTATCGCCAAATACAATAAAAATGGTGTTTTCGTATTCACCAATCTCTTTCAAGTGGGCAATCAATTCACCGATATGAAAATCCAGATTCTCCATCAAGCCGGCATAAAGTTCCATTTTTCTTCCAACCACTGCCCTTGAGGCAGGTGCCAATACGGAATAATCAGGAATAAACCACATACGTTCCGCTAGATTAGCCGAATCGGACACGATACCCAAATTCTTTTTGTTTTTTGAGTCGTTGTTGTCTAATCATGTCCCAGCCAACATCATATTGTCCCATGTGACGATTGCGCCAATCCTTTGGAAGATGATAAGGATCGTGAGGTGCTTGATGTGCTACGTAAGCAAAAAATGGTTTACCGTCTTTGTGATCAGCATCTATGAAACTGATAATCTTTTCGGTATAAGTTCTTGTTGCATAATAATTTTTAGGCAACTTGGTAAGATACTTTCCATCTTCAGTATAAAGCGTGTTCGGTACCAAAGCGGTCATGTTGGTCATGTCCCAGTAACTACCCATCCCGTCAAGCATGGTAAAATCTCGCTCGAAACCACGAGCAGCAGGAATTTTGTCGGGAGATTTTCCCAAATGCCATTTTCCGACCATATAGGTATGATAACCTGAATCTTTTAATAATTGTGGCAAAGTGACCACT comes from the Flavobacterium limnophilum genome and includes:
- a CDS encoding sulfatase-like hydrolase/transferase, with protein sequence MNTKYTIAFVLLSMTQFMFSQSSEKPAGSKRPNIVVILGDDMGYSDIGMFGSEIQTPNLDILASSGVRFTNYYTHASCSPSRSMLLSGVDTHLNGLGNMDEWTAPNQVGKDGYEGNLNDKVVTLPQLLKDSGYHTYMVGKWHLGKSPDKIPAARGFERDFTMLDGMGSYWDMTNMTALVPNTLYTEDGKYLTKLPKNYYATRTYTEKIISFIDADHKDGKPFFAYVAHQAPHDPYHLPKDWRNRHMGQYDVGWDMIRQQRLKKQKEFGYRVRFG